From Coraliomargarita sinensis:
CTTCGCTTTAAAGCACAAATTTTTTAGCGCCTTCCATTAACACTGGAACGTTGAAACTTATCAGCAAGCCAACTCTGCACTTGTTCAGTCGCGTATACGTAGGTAACTGCACTAATCAGCTTATCCCCGATAAACAGGACGAGGCGGAATTTTCATCAATCAATGCGTGGTCCATTGGGTAAAGGTATTTTTCGGGAGCTTCCCAAGGCAAGAACCTCTGTGTTTGCGTGTTTCCAGCTAAGCGGGTGGCTCATTGATGCAAATCACTTTTTTATCGCCCATTTGCAGAGTAGCTTTGCAGTATGGCGGCTGTGAGCGAAAAAAGTGACAGTGCAAAGCCAAACCTCTACATCGTGGGCTTCATGGGTGTGGGGAAGTCGGCCATCGGGCGAAAGGTGGCCCGCGAACTGCGCTACAAGTTTATCGATTCCGATCACGAGATTGAATCGAAGGAAGGGATGAAGGTCGCCGAGATCTTTTCCCAGCGTGGAGAACCGGCCTTCCGGAGCATGGAGCGGGAATTTATCGAGTCAGGCCATCCTGACGGTTCCTGTGTCGTCTCCTGTGGTGGAGGGCTCGTGGTGCAGGAAGGCATGTCGGACTTATTGAAGGAGAAGGGCGTGGTCGTTTGTCTCTTTGCCTCGCCGGAGTGCATCATTGAGCGCACCAGCCGGAATAAAAACCGCCCCCTTCTTAATGTGGATAATCCGGAAAAACGTGTGCGCGAGCTGCTGTCTGAGCGTGAGCCGATCTACATGAACGCCGGTGCTTGTATTACCACCGAAGGACGAAGCATGCCGGAAGTCGTCCGCCACGTGATCCGGACCTACAAGGCGGCCGCCCGTGACTATGCGTGAGAGGACGTAGCCGAATGCCTTAGCATTTGGTTGAGATGTCAATCAGCCCAACCCCAGTTCAGCCCTCCGGTTCGTTCCACGCCTCCAGTACTTTGGCGAGAAAAGCCTCGGGCGGACGCAGTGCTTTCCCCCGGCCATCCATAAAGCCGTGGGTGGTGTGGCCGGCCGCGAGCAGTTCACCGTCCCGTCGCACTTCATAATCGAAACGGAAGCGGGCGCGGGGTTTCTCCCGCATGTAGAGGTGCACTTCGATGCGATCGTCGAAGAAAGCGGGTTTTTTGTATTCGATGTTCGCACCGAGAACGGGGATGAAAAAGCCTTCCGCTTCGACTGCGGCGTAGGGAAGGTCGATCTCGTCGAGCATCTCAATGCGGGCCGCCTCAAACCAAACAAGGTAGTTCTTGTGGTGCACGACGTTCATGCGGTCGGTTTCGACATAGCGGACGCGGAACTTGGAAATGGTGTGGATCATTGTTTCAGAGGTCAGGAGACAGAAGTCAGGAGTAATGTTTTGACTGCGTACGGGTCTAGTTGTCGAAGGCCTTTGGCTTTGGTCTCTGTGAGTTATTCCTTGCCGATCAGCCATTCAACATAATCGAGATCGCTGGCAGTGGTTATTTTTGGATTGGGACTTTGGTTGTGGATGAGGGTGGCTTTGATGTCGATGCTGGCGGCTGCAGCGCAGTCGTCGGTGACATGGAGCCCTTCGGCTTTTACGTGTAAGTAGGCTTTCAGGATGTCGGCATGGCGAAAGGCCTGCGGGGTTTCCATGGCCCAGAGAAGATTACGCTGGAGGTCTTCGAGTGTGGTGCGTTCGAGGGCATCTGCTGCGGGGATGCGTTTGATGGTATCGGTCACCGGATGAGCGAGGCAGGCGGCGCTGTCTTTGCGTGTGGTTTCGATTAATCGTTCGAGGTGCGCGATGGTGATGAGCGGTCGGGCACAGTCGTGTATCAGGGTATGACTGGCATCGGCGGGGAGTGACTGAAGGCCGTTGAGTACGGAGTCTTGTCGCTCGGCCCCGCCTTCGATCCAGATGAGTTTGGTGGCGATATCGTCATCGACCAAGGCGGCGAGTTGGGCTTGCTGGGCCGCATCGCGATAGACGATGCCGATGTGTGTGATGGACTCGCACGCGACAAAGGCCCGCAGTGAGTACATGAAAACAGGTATCCCATGGATGGGAGTCAGTATCTTGTCCGCAACACTGCCTTGCATACGCGCACCGCTGCCGGCGGCGAGGAGGAGAGCGCAATTTATTCCGGCGGGCATGCAGCGGGTCTCAGGTCAGTTCGGCCCGTATGGCTTCTGCGGCCTCGGCGGGTGAGGGAGCCTTCAGAATCGGGCGCCCAACGACAATGTAACTCGAGCCCGCAGCGGCAGCGTCCTTTGGAGTCATGATGCGTTTTTGTTCATCGGCCGAGCTGCCAGCCGGTCGGATGCCGGGAGTGACGATGATGGGGTCGGGGCCGAATTGCTTGCGCAAGGGTGGTAATTCGAGTGAGGAACAGACGAGGCCTTGAATGCCGGCTTTCAGGCTCAGCTCCGCAAGGTGAGTGACCTGCGCTTCCGGAGTCGCCTGCACGTTGAGCGAACGAAGCTGGCTTTCGTTCATTGAGGTGAGCACTGTGACAGCCAGCAGATTCAAATCGGGCGCGTGGTCATTGCGTGCCTTGTTGGCCCACTCCAGCATTTCGGCTCCGCCGGAAGCGTGGAGGGTGAGCAGTTCGACCGGCAGCTTGGCAATGCTCTGTACGGCCTTGGCCACTGTGTTGGGGATGTCATGAAGCTTCAGATCGAGAAAAACATGATAGCCCCGGTCCGAGACTTCCCTGACGAAGTCCGG
This genomic window contains:
- a CDS encoding shikimate kinase; the encoded protein is MSEKSDSAKPNLYIVGFMGVGKSAIGRKVARELRYKFIDSDHEIESKEGMKVAEIFSQRGEPAFRSMEREFIESGHPDGSCVVSCGGGLVVQEGMSDLLKEKGVVVCLFASPECIIERTSRNKNRPLLNVDNPEKRVRELLSEREPIYMNAGACITTEGRSMPEVVRHVIRTYKAAARDYA
- a CDS encoding acyl-CoA thioesterase — translated: MIHTISKFRVRYVETDRMNVVHHKNYLVWFEAARIEMLDEIDLPYAAVEAEGFFIPVLGANIEYKKPAFFDDRIEVHLYMREKPRARFRFDYEVRRDGELLAAGHTTHGFMDGRGKALRPPEAFLAKVLEAWNEPEG
- a CDS encoding IspD/TarI family cytidylyltransferase, translating into MPAGINCALLLAAGSGARMQGSVADKILTPIHGIPVFMYSLRAFVACESITHIGIVYRDAAQQAQLAALVDDDIATKLIWIEGGAERQDSVLNGLQSLPADASHTLIHDCARPLITIAHLERLIETTRKDSAACLAHPVTDTIKRIPAADALERTTLEDLQRNLLWAMETPQAFRHADILKAYLHVKAEGLHVTDDCAAAASIDIKATLIHNQSPNPKITTASDLDYVEWLIGKE
- the pyrF gene encoding orotidine-5'-phosphate decarboxylase, which produces MTNRKPCQLILALDLETREEALAMLDQLGNSLDWVKIGLQLFTAYGPDFVREVSDRGYHVFLDLKLHDIPNTVAKAVQSIAKLPVELLTLHASGGAEMLEWANKARNDHAPDLNLLAVTVLTSMNESQLRSLNVQATPEAQVTHLAELSLKAGIQGLVCSSLELPPLRKQFGPDPIIVTPGIRPAGSSADEQKRIMTPKDAAAAGSSYIVVGRPILKAPSPAEAAEAIRAELT